A genomic stretch from Anaerobranca californiensis DSM 14826 includes:
- a CDS encoding DNA polymerase III subunit alpha, whose product MEIKDNIYQPFVHLHVHTQYSLLDGAGKIKDLVAKAKELGMPALAITDHGSMYGVIEFYKECKKQGIKPIIGCEVYLTLGSRFSKDGKKDENIYHLVLLAKDNQGYKNLMKLVTKGYTEGFYYKPRIDMELLKSYSEGLICLTGCLGGVIPQFLLQNDYERAKEHAEELVKIFGRENLYLEIQDHGLMEQKEVNTKLVRLGKELNIPLVVTNDIHYTTRKDSYPHDVLLCIQTAKTIDDEDRMKFPNDEFYLKSREELEHLFFHLREALDNTVTIAEKCHVEFDFNTTHLPQYPVPEGETVDSYLEKLCLQGLTWRYQEITPMIKDRLTMELNVIKKMGYSGYFLIVWDFIRFAKENNILVGPGRGSAAGSLVAYSLGITNIDPLKYDLLFERFLNPERVTMPDIDIDFCYERREEVINYVVEKYGEDKVAQIITFGTMAARAVVRDVGRAMGIPYSDVDKIAKLIPMELNMTIEKALQMEPMLKQLYQEDSTIKELIDISLSLEGMPRHCSTHAAGVVISKEPLVEYVPLQVVDNKAVTQFPMGTLEELGLLKMDFLGLRTLTIINNAVQIIKKTKGINIDMDKLSFDDPKTYKLLSEGKTLGVFQLESSGMRSVLKELKPTKFEEIIAVVALYRPGPMEQIPNFIKSKHGEIPITYPHEKLEGILKETYGIMVYQEQIMRVASELAGFTLGQSDILRRAIGKKKGDVLAQQRKLFIEGCLNNGLDGETAEKIYDLIVKFADYGFNKSHAAAYAVLAYQTAYLKANFPTEFLAALLTGVMGSTDKVALYIDDCKSLGIEVLPPDVNESLKNFTVVDQNKIRFGLLAVKNVGEGVIDDIIEEREKNGIFKSIEDFVSRVPNANRRVLESLIKAGACDNLNPNRAQLLSCLDLILNFCEGKRKQRESGQLSLFEILGDTGDSLVLPNIPQYTTKEKLALEKEALGLYITGHPLNDYLPIYEKGVINTLDLKEREDNQKVKVAGIVSGYKKIFTKSGKPMAFVELEDMYGIVEVVVFTDQFLKHLPKLSLDEPIVISGRISLKEEEEPKVVCQEIFSIDEFLSLREIDLSQKLFIRLNYDEGLITKLNLLLQSAKGKNEVFFYLEDKGKVIKALTKVEITPILVEALGEIVGKENVKIKGNSN is encoded by the coding sequence ATGGAAATAAAGGATAATATTTACCAACCTTTTGTTCACCTTCATGTCCATACCCAGTACAGTTTATTAGATGGAGCTGGAAAAATTAAAGATTTAGTTGCTAAAGCTAAGGAATTGGGAATGCCTGCCTTGGCCATTACAGATCATGGCAGTATGTATGGTGTTATTGAATTTTATAAAGAATGTAAAAAACAAGGGATAAAACCTATTATAGGTTGTGAAGTTTATTTAACCTTAGGTAGTCGTTTTTCTAAAGATGGCAAGAAAGATGAAAATATCTATCATTTAGTCCTTTTGGCAAAGGACAATCAAGGGTATAAAAATTTAATGAAATTAGTTACTAAAGGCTATACAGAAGGGTTTTATTATAAACCTAGGATTGATATGGAATTATTAAAAAGTTATAGTGAAGGGCTGATTTGTTTAACCGGTTGTTTAGGAGGAGTTATTCCTCAATTTCTTTTACAAAATGATTATGAAAGGGCAAAGGAGCATGCCGAAGAACTGGTGAAGATTTTTGGTAGGGAAAACCTCTATTTAGAAATTCAAGATCATGGTCTAATGGAACAAAAAGAAGTAAATACAAAATTGGTAAGACTGGGGAAAGAATTAAACATTCCACTAGTCGTTACTAATGATATCCACTATACTACCAGGAAAGACAGTTACCCCCATGATGTTCTGTTATGTATTCAAACAGCCAAAACAATAGATGATGAAGACAGGATGAAATTTCCCAATGATGAATTTTATTTAAAATCCAGGGAAGAATTAGAACACCTTTTTTTTCATCTAAGAGAAGCTTTAGATAATACAGTAACTATCGCTGAAAAATGTCATGTGGAATTTGATTTTAATACCACCCATTTACCCCAATATCCAGTGCCAGAAGGTGAAACAGTAGATAGTTATTTAGAAAAATTATGTTTACAAGGTTTAACTTGGAGATATCAGGAAATAACTCCAATGATAAAAGATAGGTTAACTATGGAATTAAATGTTATAAAAAAAATGGGGTATAGTGGTTATTTTTTAATAGTCTGGGACTTTATCCGCTTTGCTAAAGAAAATAATATTTTAGTAGGCCCTGGAAGGGGATCGGCAGCCGGCAGTCTTGTGGCGTACAGTTTAGGGATTACCAATATAGACCCTCTAAAATATGATTTACTATTTGAGCGTTTTTTGAATCCAGAGCGGGTTACAATGCCGGATATTGATATAGATTTTTGTTATGAACGGAGAGAAGAAGTTATTAATTATGTTGTAGAAAAATACGGGGAAGATAAAGTGGCACAAATAATCACCTTTGGTACTATGGCTGCTAGAGCGGTGGTTAGGGACGTCGGCAGGGCAATGGGTATCCCTTATTCTGATGTAGATAAAATAGCTAAGCTCATTCCTATGGAACTGAATATGACCATTGAAAAAGCCTTACAAATGGAACCTATGTTAAAACAGCTCTACCAAGAAGACAGTACAATTAAAGAATTAATTGATATATCCCTTTCCTTAGAAGGAATGCCCCGCCATTGTTCTACCCATGCAGCAGGTGTAGTTATTTCTAAAGAACCACTAGTAGAGTATGTGCCACTACAGGTTGTAGATAATAAAGCAGTTACACAATTTCCAATGGGTACTTTAGAAGAACTAGGTCTTTTAAAGATGGACTTTTTAGGGTTAAGGACTTTGACTATCATCAATAATGCAGTCCAGATTATAAAAAAAACTAAAGGTATTAACATTGATATGGACAAGTTATCTTTCGATGATCCCAAAACTTATAAGCTGTTATCAGAAGGAAAAACTTTAGGGGTATTTCAATTAGAAAGTAGTGGAATGCGCAGTGTTTTAAAAGAACTAAAACCAACTAAATTTGAAGAAATCATAGCAGTGGTGGCTCTATATCGTCCAGGACCTATGGAACAAATCCCAAACTTTATAAAGAGCAAACATGGAGAAATACCGATAACATATCCCCATGAAAAATTAGAAGGCATTTTAAAAGAAACCTATGGTATAATGGTATACCAAGAACAGATAATGAGGGTAGCTTCAGAATTGGCAGGTTTTACTTTAGGACAATCGGATATATTAAGGAGAGCTATCGGTAAGAAAAAGGGAGATGTATTGGCACAGCAAAGAAAACTGTTTATTGAAGGTTGCTTAAATAATGGTTTAGATGGAGAAACGGCGGAAAAAATTTATGATTTAATAGTAAAATTTGCTGACTATGGTTTCAACAAATCCCATGCCGCTGCATATGCAGTATTAGCTTATCAAACAGCCTATTTAAAAGCCAATTTCCCCACTGAGTTTTTAGCTGCATTACTTACAGGGGTAATGGGCTCAACAGATAAGGTTGCCCTTTACATCGATGACTGTAAAAGCTTAGGGATTGAAGTACTGCCCCCTGATGTCAATGAAAGTTTAAAAAATTTTACTGTGGTAGATCAAAATAAAATTCGTTTTGGTCTGTTAGCGGTAAAGAATGTCGGCGAAGGGGTGATAGATGATATCATCGAAGAAAGGGAAAAAAATGGTATTTTTAAATCTATTGAAGATTTTGTTTCAAGGGTACCTAACGCTAATCGGAGGGTTTTGGAAAGTCTTATTAAAGCGGGGGCCTGTGATAATTTAAACCCCAACAGAGCACAACTGCTAAGTTGTTTAGATTTAATTTTAAATTTTTGTGAAGGTAAAAGAAAACAAAGGGAAAGTGGTCAATTATCGTTATTTGAAATTTTAGGGGATACCGGGGATTCTTTGGTACTGCCGAATATTCCCCAATATACAACAAAAGAAAAGTTAGCTTTAGAAAAAGAAGCTTTAGGTCTCTATATAACTGGCCATCCGTTAAACGATTACCTTCCTATATACGAAAAAGGAGTAATTAACACTTTAGATTTGAAGGAAAGGGAAGATAACCAGAAGGTAAAGGTGGCAGGAATTGTTTCAGGTTATAAAAAAATATTTACTAAATCCGGTAAACCTATGGCTTTTGTGGAACTAGAAGATATGTATGGAATAGTGGAAGTCGTTGTTTTTACAGACCAGTTTTTAAAACATTTACCTAAATTATCTTTAGATGAACCGATAGTAATATCTGGTAGAATTTCCTTAAAAGAAGAAGAAGAGCCCAAAGTTGTGTGTCAGGAAATATTCAGTATAGATGAGTTTCTTTCACTAAGAGAAATAGACCTTTCTCAAAAGCTATTTATACGTTTAAATTATGATGAAGGGCTAATAACTAAATTGAACTTATTACTTCAATCGGCGAAAGGGAAAAATGAAGTTTTCTTTTATCTTGAAGATAAAGGTAAAGTTATAAAGGCTTTAACTAAGGTGGAAATTACTCCTATTTTAGTGGAAGCCCTTGGGGAAATTGTCGGTAAAGAAAATGTAAAAATCAAAGGAAACTCAAATTGA
- a CDS encoding phosphatidylserine decarboxylase has protein sequence MEIYYIDRKTKEKKKEIVAGDKLIKWAYQTTLGRSLSHLLFKRKFLSYLYGKLQDSPKSKGKIPKFVQSLEIPMTEALLEDLNEYHNFNDFFARKLKPEVRPVVAEPNLLASPADGRVFAYDNIEVNKVVQVKGLEYSLEELLGDRKLAEKYQGGSYYIIRLCPADYHRFHFCDYGIPEKSKEIKGYYYSVNPMALKEIPKLYCQNKREITLFYSENFGEVLYVEVGAAAVGTIVQTFKPGYKVKKGEEKGYFKFGGSTVLLFFQKGKVKIDEDILENTKIGLETKVNMGEQIGKLIM, from the coding sequence ATGGAAATTTACTATATTGATAGAAAGACAAAGGAAAAAAAGAAGGAAATTGTAGCTGGTGATAAGCTTATTAAATGGGCTTATCAGACCACATTAGGTAGATCCTTATCTCACCTCCTTTTTAAAAGAAAATTTTTATCATATTTATATGGAAAATTGCAAGACTCTCCCAAAAGTAAAGGAAAAATTCCTAAGTTTGTCCAAAGCCTTGAAATCCCAATGACAGAAGCATTGTTAGAAGACCTAAATGAATATCATAACTTTAATGATTTTTTTGCGAGAAAATTAAAACCTGAAGTTAGACCTGTAGTAGCTGAGCCAAACCTTTTAGCATCACCTGCCGATGGAAGGGTTTTCGCATATGATAATATTGAGGTTAATAAAGTAGTACAAGTAAAGGGGTTAGAATATTCATTAGAAGAACTGTTAGGTGATAGAAAACTAGCTGAAAAATATCAAGGGGGAAGTTATTATATTATCAGGCTTTGTCCTGCAGATTATCACCGTTTTCATTTTTGTGATTACGGTATACCTGAAAAATCTAAGGAAATTAAAGGATATTATTATTCAGTAAATCCTATGGCATTAAAAGAGATACCAAAGCTTTACTGTCAAAACAAAAGGGAAATTACCCTTTTTTATTCAGAGAATTTTGGTGAAGTTTTATACGTAGAAGTTGGGGCAGCGGCAGTTGGTACCATTGTCCAAACCTTCAAACCTGGGTATAAGGTGAAAAAAGGTGAAGAAAAGGGTTATTTTAAGTTTGGTGGCTCAACTGTACTTCTGTTTTTCCAAAAGGGTAAAGTAAAAATTGATGAAGATATATTAGAAAATACAAAAATAGGTTTAGAAACAAAAGTGAACATGGGAGAACAAATAGGAAAGTTAATTATGTAA
- a CDS encoding YtrH family sporulation protein: protein MNNEISNFWSTAILEFFIALGVVIGGSTIGSLSTLLTGRPPLYTMEDLASRLKIWALVAALGGTFSTIKAIERGVLGGQLSIIIKQIILILFAYWGSHIGYLIILLLAKGEG, encoded by the coding sequence ATGAATAACGAAATTTCTAACTTTTGGTCTACGGCTATATTAGAATTTTTTATTGCATTAGGAGTTGTTATAGGGGGCTCTACCATTGGCTCTTTGAGCACTTTATTAACTGGCCGTCCTCCCCTTTACACAATGGAAGATTTAGCCTCTAGATTGAAAATTTGGGCTTTAGTTGCCGCCTTAGGGGGAACCTTTTCTACTATTAAAGCTATTGAAAGGGGAGTATTGGGAGGACAGTTGAGTATTATAATTAAGCAAATTATTTTAATCCTTTTCGCCTATTGGGGTTCCCATATTGGATATCTTATTATTCTCTTACTAGCTAAAGGAGAAGGATAG
- a CDS encoding DRTGG domain-containing protein — MSETKHEKIIEYIESLSIGSKISVRRIAKELKVSEGTAYRAIKEAENIGLVSTMPRVGTIRIKKQGKGNIEKLTFAEIINIVEGTVLGGRGGLHKTLNKFVIGAMEIDAMVKYIEKDNLLIVGNRIEAQKKALELGAAVLITGGFDTEDQIKKMADEKELPVIQTAYDTFTIATLINRAIYDRLIKKDIVLVEDILVANPDYLTLKATVADWKQMVKETTHTRFPVVDEHMKVVGIVTTKDVAGADLSCSIEKLMTKNPVTVTLKTSLAAVAHTMVWEGIELIPVVENKKLIGVVSRQDVMKALQQGQKQPQVSMTINDAVLSGFKEEEIPGGIRLVGEITPMMTNHIGGASSGALMILLTNAAYAALRKAKFLDTVVENVTVYFFKPVQIESPVSVEAKILDMGRKTGKVDLTMYCRGNIVCKSLLSAQILDR; from the coding sequence ATGAGTGAAACTAAACATGAGAAAATTATAGAATATATAGAAAGCCTCTCTATTGGTTCAAAAATTTCAGTACGCCGTATAGCAAAAGAGCTAAAGGTAAGTGAAGGTACAGCATATAGAGCCATTAAAGAAGCTGAAAATATTGGCCTTGTCAGTACTATGCCTAGGGTAGGAACAATCAGAATAAAAAAACAAGGAAAAGGGAATATAGAGAAATTAACCTTTGCGGAAATTATCAATATCGTTGAAGGAACCGTCTTAGGTGGAAGGGGCGGCTTACACAAAACATTAAACAAATTTGTCATCGGTGCCATGGAAATAGATGCTATGGTTAAATATATAGAAAAGGATAATCTTTTAATTGTAGGTAACAGGATAGAAGCCCAAAAAAAAGCATTGGAATTAGGGGCAGCTGTGCTAATTACTGGAGGTTTTGATACAGAAGACCAGATCAAAAAAATGGCAGATGAAAAAGAACTGCCAGTAATTCAAACAGCTTATGATACCTTCACTATAGCTACCTTAATCAATAGAGCTATTTATGATCGCTTAATCAAAAAAGATATAGTACTAGTTGAAGATATTTTAGTTGCAAATCCCGATTATTTAACATTAAAGGCAACGGTAGCTGATTGGAAGCAAATGGTTAAAGAAACCACCCATACCAGATTCCCCGTTGTAGATGAACATATGAAAGTGGTGGGAATTGTTACAACAAAGGATGTGGCAGGAGCTGACCTTAGCTGCTCAATTGAGAAGCTGATGACTAAAAATCCAGTCACAGTTACCCTAAAAACATCTTTAGCCGCTGTAGCCCATACTATGGTTTGGGAAGGAATAGAGTTAATTCCAGTAGTAGAAAATAAAAAACTTATAGGTGTTGTTTCTAGACAAGATGTAATGAAAGCACTGCAGCAAGGGCAAAAACAACCTCAAGTTAGTATGACTATCAATGATGCAGTTTTAAGTGGTTTTAAAGAAGAGGAAATCCCTGGTGGAATCCGCTTAGTTGGTGAAATTACTCCTATGATGACCAATCACATTGGAGGTGCATCAAGTGGTGCTTTAATGATCTTACTAACAAATGCCGCTTATGCTGCTTTGAGAAAGGCTAAATTTTTAGATACAGTTGTAGAAAATGTCACTGTATATTTTTTCAAACCTGTCCAAATTGAAAGTCCTGTTTCCGTTGAAGCAAAAATTCTCGATATGGGTAGGAAAACTGGGAAAGTAGATTTAACCATGTATTGCCGAGGAAATATTGTTTGTAAATCCCTTTTATCGGCACAAATTTTAGATAGATAG
- a CDS encoding alpha-amylase family glycosyl hydrolase, whose amino-acid sequence MEQEIFYFIMVDRFCQGDKDKSFDDLDKNHPRKFHGGDIKGIIKKIDYIKDLGVTALWITPIFKNDPNGYHGYWACDFYSVDPHFGTLEDFKELVQKAHGEGLKVILDIVVNHTGKTHPFLKEKSHWYHPLEPIKNWDDQKEVEEKCLGLLPDLNQDLPEVSSYLIDMCKWWVTETGLDGFRIDTVKHVPRKFWRKFCQELKGVKEDIILLGEVWHPDPCYLAPYQRDGINSLVDFPLYYAITKVFAKDEPMDKISSILVQDQLYQNPYILGTFIDNHDVPRFLSSVKDRGKERLKLALDFLFAVRGVPIIYYGTETGMDGGDDPHNRKDMDFAGDLKLREYVKDLISLRKKYLSLSRGSLRVLKVTDDGIVLIREREDEQIVVFINNSIHSQTFVLRLPDELQRKSWEIVWGKGSYQYSYEIACCTIPPKSSAFFKLNSSE is encoded by the coding sequence ATGGAACAAGAGATTTTTTATTTTATTATGGTAGATCGTTTTTGCCAAGGGGATAAAGATAAAAGCTTTGATGATTTAGATAAGAATCATCCTAGAAAATTCCATGGCGGAGATATTAAAGGAATAATTAAAAAAATAGATTACATTAAGGATCTAGGAGTAACAGCCCTTTGGATTACCCCGATTTTTAAAAACGATCCCAATGGTTATCATGGTTATTGGGCCTGTGACTTTTATAGTGTAGATCCCCATTTTGGAACATTAGAGGACTTTAAAGAACTAGTACAAAAAGCCCATGGGGAAGGATTGAAAGTGATTTTAGATATAGTAGTAAATCATACAGGGAAAACCCATCCTTTTTTAAAGGAAAAGTCCCATTGGTATCATCCTTTAGAACCTATTAAAAACTGGGATGATCAAAAAGAAGTAGAAGAAAAATGTCTAGGCTTGCTACCAGATTTGAATCAGGATTTACCAGAAGTCAGTAGTTATTTAATAGATATGTGTAAATGGTGGGTTACTGAAACTGGTTTAGATGGGTTTAGAATAGATACAGTGAAACATGTTCCCAGAAAGTTTTGGAGAAAGTTTTGCCAGGAACTGAAAGGGGTAAAGGAAGATATTATTTTACTAGGAGAAGTATGGCATCCAGATCCCTGTTATTTAGCTCCTTATCAAAGGGATGGAATAAATTCTTTAGTAGATTTTCCCCTGTATTATGCAATAACTAAAGTGTTTGCCAAAGATGAACCTATGGATAAAATTTCATCAATATTAGTGCAAGATCAACTATATCAAAATCCTTATATCTTAGGTACCTTTATAGATAATCATGATGTACCTAGATTTTTAAGTAGTGTAAAGGATCGGGGTAAAGAACGGTTGAAATTAGCCCTTGATTTTTTATTTGCCGTTAGGGGAGTACCTATAATATATTACGGTACAGAAACAGGTATGGATGGTGGAGATGATCCCCATAATCGCAAAGATATGGATTTTGCAGGGGATTTAAAATTGAGGGAATATGTTAAAGATTTAATCTCTTTAAGAAAAAAATATTTATCTTTATCTAGAGGTTCTTTAAGGGTTTTAAAGGTGACCGATGACGGTATAGTTTTAATTCGGGAAAGGGAAGATGAACAAATTGTTGTCTTTATCAATAACAGTATCCATAGTCAAACCTTTGTTTTAAGACTTCCCGATGAATTACAAAGAAAGAGTTGGGAAATAGTTTGGGGCAAAGGTAGCTATCAATATTCCTATGAAATAGCTTGTTGCACAATTCCCCCTAAATCCTCAGCATTTTTTAAGTTAAATTCCTCTGAATAA
- a CDS encoding DUF445 domain-containing protein yields MTIIKVLILAMIGGLIGWFTNYLAIKLMFKPYREITIPLLNLKFQGLIPKRRGEIANTVASTIEKELLSSQDIVGQLFSEENKGKILGILKEKINRSISDKLPLVLSMFSSSISGFVDSLIEKEGEKILDEVMGKGLKDLIKISSVIEEKINSFPLETLENIISQIAKKELKYIEILGGVLGFVIGLIQGVIVIILI; encoded by the coding sequence ATGACAATAATAAAAGTTTTAATTTTAGCAATGATTGGTGGATTAATTGGTTGGTTTACAAATTACTTAGCAATAAAATTGATGTTTAAACCTTATAGGGAAATAACTATTCCCCTTTTGAATCTAAAATTTCAAGGATTAATCCCTAAAAGAAGGGGAGAAATAGCTAACACAGTAGCAAGTACAATAGAAAAAGAATTGTTGTCTAGCCAAGATATAGTTGGTCAGTTATTTTCAGAAGAAAACAAAGGGAAAATCCTAGGGATTTTAAAAGAAAAAATTAATAGGAGTATATCAGATAAATTGCCATTAGTATTATCGATGTTTTCCTCCTCTATTTCGGGTTTTGTAGATAGTTTAATAGAGAAAGAAGGGGAGAAAATTTTAGATGAAGTTATGGGAAAAGGGTTAAAGGATCTAATTAAAATTTCCAGTGTCATAGAAGAAAAAATCAATTCTTTTCCATTGGAAACCTTAGAAAATATTATATCGCAGATAGCCAAAAAAGAATTAAAATATATAGAAATTTTAGGGGGAGTTTTGGGATTTGTCATTGGTTTAATTCAAGGGGTAATAGTAATAATATTAATATAA
- a CDS encoding Fur family transcriptional regulator produces the protein MEKGSRMTKQRQKILQVIKSTKSHPTADWIYQQVKETMPNISLGTVYRNLGILKEKGEIIELNYGSSHSRYDGNPHPHYHFKCTKCERVFDLEIPVSQQLQNEVMNREGHLVTEHRLEFYGVCKECRN, from the coding sequence ATGGAAAAGGGCAGCCGCATGACAAAACAGAGGCAGAAGATTTTACAAGTTATAAAAAGTACTAAAAGCCACCCTACTGCCGATTGGATTTATCAACAAGTTAAGGAAACAATGCCTAATATAAGTTTAGGAACTGTCTACAGAAATCTAGGTATCTTAAAAGAAAAGGGAGAAATTATTGAACTAAACTATGGCAGTTCCCATAGTAGATATGATGGCAATCCCCATCCCCATTATCATTTTAAATGCACTAAATGTGAAAGGGTTTTTGACTTAGAAATACCGGTTTCCCAGCAATTACAAAATGAAGTGATGAATAGGGAAGGCCATTTAGTTACTGAACATCGCCTTGAGTTTTATGGTGTTTGTAAAGAGTGTAGAAATTAA
- a CDS encoding HAD family hydrolase, protein MFKAILFDLDGTLLQLDVNEFLPKYIKNLSYAVKEHIPLEIFPNKLLEATYVMVEDNNPDKTNEQVFMEHFFKITQGDPEKLRPIFDKFYVEDFPKLGANYTAVPGAKEVIKHCKEKGVKMVLATNPVFPKQAVLERIKWARLNPQDFQLITCYEEMHFCKPNLNFYREILDKIGATPHQTLMVGNDCQEDMVAAELGIKTFLVEGFIIDRGTPYHADYKGKLTDLIQLI, encoded by the coding sequence TTGTTTAAAGCTATTTTATTTGACCTTGATGGCACATTACTTCAGTTAGATGTAAATGAGTTTTTACCTAAATATATTAAAAACTTAAGCTATGCCGTAAAAGAACACATACCTTTAGAAATATTTCCTAATAAACTTTTAGAAGCTACATATGTCATGGTAGAGGATAACAATCCCGACAAAACCAATGAACAGGTATTTATGGAACACTTCTTTAAAATAACCCAAGGGGATCCTGAAAAATTACGTCCAATTTTTGATAAATTTTATGTTGAAGATTTTCCAAAGTTAGGTGCTAATTATACAGCAGTCCCAGGAGCTAAAGAGGTTATTAAACATTGTAAAGAAAAGGGAGTTAAAATGGTATTAGCTACAAACCCTGTATTTCCTAAACAAGCAGTACTAGAAAGGATAAAGTGGGCCCGTTTAAATCCTCAAGATTTTCAGCTGATAACCTGTTATGAAGAGATGCATTTCTGTAAACCAAACTTAAATTTTTATAGGGAAATTTTAGATAAAATTGGAGCTACACCTCACCAAACTTTAATGGTAGGAAATGATTGTCAAGAAGATATGGTCGCTGCAGAATTGGGAATAAAAACATTTTTAGTGGAAGGTTTTATAATAGACAGAGGAACCCCTTACCACGCCGATTACAAGGGGAAATTGACCGATTTAATCCAGTTAATCTAA
- a CDS encoding TIM barrel protein, giving the protein MVRFGPAGNSSLFYEEGHKSSLEIPKFLREKGLTAYEYQCGRGVRVTEDFCYKLKKASEENDILLSIHSPYYINLASEDREKLDKSFHHIEKSLWAAEKMGAKVIVVHPGSIIKGKKREESLAKAKSFLEEVLAKTKNYEGIKIGLETMGKVNQLGSLDEVLSLCLLSNRLKPVIDFGHLHAREGGLFNRREEFQKVLEKIGEVLGEERLREIHIHFSPIEYTQGGEKKHRTFDEKEYGPRFEDFAPLIFKYNLSSVIISESQDKQTEDAILMKNIYDSLKGGR; this is encoded by the coding sequence ATGGTTAGATTTGGTCCAGCAGGAAACTCTAGTCTTTTTTATGAAGAAGGACATAAATCTTCTTTAGAAATACCTAAATTCCTTAGAGAAAAAGGATTGACAGCCTATGAATACCAATGTGGTAGAGGGGTAAGGGTTACGGAAGATTTTTGTTATAAATTAAAAAAGGCTAGTGAAGAAAATGACATCCTCCTTAGTATCCACAGCCCTTATTATATAAATTTAGCATCGGAAGATAGGGAAAAATTAGATAAAAGTTTTCATCACATTGAAAAATCCCTGTGGGCTGCTGAAAAAATGGGGGCCAAGGTTATTGTAGTACATCCCGGCTCTATTATTAAAGGAAAAAAGCGGGAGGAATCTTTAGCTAAGGCAAAGTCTTTTTTGGAAGAAGTATTAGCTAAAACCAAAAACTATGAAGGTATTAAAATTGGCTTAGAAACAATGGGTAAAGTGAATCAATTAGGGAGTCTTGATGAAGTTTTATCCCTCTGTCTTTTATCTAATAGATTAAAACCTGTAATAGATTTTGGCCACCTCCATGCCAGGGAAGGGGGGTTATTTAACAGAAGGGAAGAATTTCAAAAGGTCTTAGAAAAAATTGGAGAAGTATTAGGGGAAGAAAGGCTTAGAGAAATTCATATCCATTTTAGTCCTATAGAGTATACCCAAGGGGGAGAGAAAAAACATAGAACCTTTGATGAAAAGGAATATGGTCCAAGGTTTGAAGATTTTGCCCCTTTAATATTTAAGTATAACTTATCTTCAGTGATAATTTCTGAATCACAGGATAAGCAAACAGAAGATGCTATTTTAATGAAAAATATATATGATTCTCTGAAGGGAGGGCGTTAG
- a CDS encoding YigZ family protein, whose translation MVTRYFGGIKLGSGGLIRAYAQSAKAGIVKAKKGYYLLMNSLEITFDYHYHGRIENFLLNYKYVKDIIFTDKVTVKLLLEDEEIEEFKKAILNITAGSAEIKLIGKEYVFVEERENG comes from the coding sequence ATAGTTACAAGGTATTTTGGAGGGATAAAATTAGGCAGTGGTGGCCTTATCAGAGCATATGCCCAAAGTGCTAAAGCAGGGATAGTAAAGGCAAAAAAAGGATATTACCTGTTGATGAATAGTTTAGAAATAACCTTTGATTACCATTACCATGGAAGAATTGAGAATTTTTTATTGAATTATAAGTATGTCAAAGATATTATCTTTACAGATAAAGTTACTGTTAAGTTGCTATTAGAAGATGAAGAAATAGAAGAATTTAAAAAGGCTATTTTAAATATAACGGCGGGAAGTGCCGAGATTAAATTGATAGGGAAAGAATATGTTTTTGTAGAGGAGAGAGAAAATGGTTAG
- a CDS encoding IMPACT family protein, which translates to MLKKYYCLKEMGIEEIIINKSRFISLATPIESEEQAKEIIEKVRKEHMAATHNVYAYIWGENDQIQRCSDDGEPSGTAGKPVLEVIKKENLKKHISYSYKVFWRDKIRQWWPYQSICPKC; encoded by the coding sequence TTGCTGAAAAAGTATTATTGTTTAAAGGAGATGGGTATTGAAGAAATTATTATAAATAAATCTAGGTTTATTTCCCTAGCTACACCTATAGAGTCAGAAGAGCAGGCAAAGGAAATTATCGAGAAAGTGAGAAAAGAGCATATGGCTGCAACACATAATGTCTATGCTTATATATGGGGAGAAAATGATCAAATTCAGCGATGTAGTGATGATGGAGAACCCTCAGGAACGGCAGGGAAACCAGTCCTTGAAGTGATAAAAAAAGAAAATTTAAAAAAACACATTAGTTATAGTTACAAGGTATTTTGGAGGGATAAAATTAGGCAGTGGTGGCCTTATCAGAGCATATGCCCAAAGTGCTAA